Proteins from one Leptonema illini DSM 21528 genomic window:
- a CDS encoding membrane protein insertion efficiency factor YidD: MRRFAVIIAAVLLQSCLLPVKKIIDQHKEATQWDGARCPMYPSCARWGEHAIEEHGWIGFFLTVDRLFIREGGRLHGNYTITPRKLSEDRRYYDPVDDSFGKSEPSLFSIDVSEQP; this comes from the coding sequence ATGCGTCGCTTTGCCGTTATCATCGCCGCAGTGCTCTTGCAGAGCTGCCTTCTTCCGGTGAAGAAAATCATCGACCAGCATAAAGAAGCGACTCAGTGGGACGGTGCGCGCTGCCCTATGTATCCTTCCTGCGCCCGCTGGGGTGAGCATGCTATCGAAGAGCACGGATGGATCGGCTTCTTTCTGACCGTCGACAGATTGTTTATTCGGGAAGGTGGGCGGCTTCACGGCAACTATACGATCACTCCGCGAAAGCTCTCAGAGGATCGTCGATACTACGATCCCGTCGATGATTCCTTTGGCAAAAGCGAGCCCTCGCTATTCTCCATCGACGTTTCGGAGCAGCCATGA